The Malaclemys terrapin pileata isolate rMalTer1 chromosome 24, rMalTer1.hap1, whole genome shotgun sequence genome contains a region encoding:
- the LOC128828890 gene encoding uncharacterized protein LOC128828890 — MRLLFSPIELCPALQALATPALYSAATRCAQGCENAAPPPKRSECSAVKRPCNQCLQRCTLTHSAARYSPRRGGGHTALRELSQHCKLFPSERWRTYSTERAPSQHCKLFPSERWSTYSTERALAALQAIPLGEVEHIQRCELFPSERWRTYSTERALSQHCELFPSERWRTYSTERALSQHCELFPSERWRTYSTERALAALQAIPLGEVEHIQRCELFPSERWSTYSTASYSPRRGGVHTALRELSRSTASYSPRRGGGHTALRELPRSAASYSPRRGGGHTALRELSQHCKLFPSERWRTYSTERALAALHATPLGEVEYIQRCELFPSERWSTYSTERALAALQAIPLGEVEHIQRCELFPSERWRTYSTERALSQHCELFPSERWRTYSTERALAALQAIPLGEVEYIQH; from the exons ATGCGTCTGCTCTTTTCGCCAATAGAA CTCTGTCCAGCACTTCAGGCCTTGGCGACAccggcgctgtacagcgctgcaactcgctgcgctcaggggtgtgaaaacgccgcccccccccccaagcgcagcgagtgcagcgctgtaaagcgcccgtgtaatcagtgcctgcagcgctgcacgctcactcacagcgctgcacgctactcccctcggagaggtggaggacatacagcactgagagagctctcgcagcactgcaagctattcccctcggagaggtggaggacatacagcactgagagagctccctcgcagcactgcaagctattcccctcggagaggtggagtacatacagcactgagagagctctcgcagcactgcaagctattcccctcggagaggtggagcacatacagcgctgcgagctattcccctcggagaggtggaggacatacagcactgagagagctctctcgcagcactgcgagctattcccctcggagaggtggaggacatacagcactgagagagctctctcgcagcactgcgagctattcccctcggagaggtggaggacatacagcactgagagagctctcgcagcactgcaagctattcccctcggagag gtggagcacatacagcgctgcgagctattcccctcggagaggtggagcacatacagcactgcaagctattcccctcggagaggtggagtacatacagcactgagagagctctctcgcagcactgcgagctattcccctcggagaggtggaggacatacagcactgagagagctccctcgcagcgctgcaagctattcccctcggagaggtggaggacatacagcactgagagagctctcgcagcactgcaagctattcccctcggagaggtggaggacatacagcactgagagagctctcgcagcactgcacgctactcccctcggagaggtggagtacatacagcgctgcgagctattcccctcggagaggtggagtacatacagcactgagagagctctcgcagcactgcaagctattcccctcggagaggtggagcacatacagcgctgcgagctattcccctcggagaggtggaggacatacagcactgagagagctctctcgcagcactgcgagctattcccctcggagaggtggaggacatacagcactgagagagctctcgcagcactgcaagctattcccctcggagaggtggagtacatacagcactga